A window from Theobroma cacao cultivar B97-61/B2 chromosome 3, Criollo_cocoa_genome_V2, whole genome shotgun sequence encodes these proteins:
- the LOC18605348 gene encoding NO-associated protein 1, chloroplastic/mitochondrial isoform X7 → MALKTISTFLSPLSLPNHHNFSNFNTKSLNIYRKPTLVCCKSTQSQTQNRFPLSETQLLSSEPDGTGAAAPTRGDRFLERQHADEAAKLVIKEIKKSKKKKKKVLKVNTAVASCYGCGAPLQTSELDAPGYVDTDTYELKKKHHQLRTVLCGRCRLLSHGQMITAVGGNGGYPGGKQFVSADELREKLSSLRHEKALIVKLREMILVIMISQEVQLTNRDYLQVDIVDFNGSFVSRVRDLTGANPIILVVTKVDLLPKGTDFNCVGDWVVEATTKKKLNVLSVHLTSSKSLVGIAGVASEIQKEKKMQGRDVYILGSANVGKSAFISALLKMMAQRDPAAAAAQKYKPIQSAVPGTTLGPIQIDAFLGGGKLFDTPGVHLHHRQAAVVHSEDLPVLAPQSRLRGGLQKWDGREIQLHWIKRVLNILGWACQNRCLEGSARNVFNILWTKEVADSCCTH, encoded by the exons ATGGCGCTCAAAACCATTTCCACATTCCTCTCTCCCCTTTCTCTTCCAAACCACCACAATTTCTCGAACTTCAACACGAAATCTCTCAATATTTACAGAAAACCCACTCTCGTTTGCTGCAAATCCACTCAGTCACAGACCCAAAACCGGTTCCCACTCTCGGAAACTCAATTGCTGTCTTCCGAACCTGACGGGACCGGTGCGGCTGCTCCGACCCGGGGAGACCGGTTCCTCGAAAGGCAACACGCTGACGAGGCTGCTAAGCTTGTAATAAAAGAgataaagaaaagtaaaaagaagaaaaagaaggtttTGAAGGTTAACACGGCGGTCGCGAGTTGTTATGGTTGTGGAGCTCCATTGCAGACTTCGGAGCTTGATGCTCCGGGTTATGTGGATACGGATACTTATGAATTG AAGAAAAAACATCACCAGCTAAGAACGGTTCTTTGTGGGAGATGTAGGCTTTTATCTCATGGGCAAATGATAACTGCTGTTGGTGGGAATGGAGGTTATCCTGGGGGGAAGCAGTTTGTTTCGGCTGATGAGCTTCGTGAAAAGCTCTCTAGCTTGCGCCATGAGAAGGCTTTGATTGTTAAATTG AGAGAAATGATTTTGGTGATAATGATAAGTCAAGAAGTTCAACTTACTAATCGAGACTATCTTCAA GTTGATATTGTGGACTTCAATGGCAGCTTTGTATCTCGTGTGCGTGATCTTACTGGTGCAAATCCTATAATACTAGTCGTGACGAAG GTTGATCTCCTTCCAAAAGGGACTGATTTTAATTGTGTGGGTGATTGGGTTGTGGAGGCCACTACAAAGAAGAAGCTTAA TGTTTTGAGTGTGCATCTTACTAGCTCAAAGTCCTTAGTAGGGATTGCTGGAGTTGCATCAGAAATCCAAAAGGAGAAGAAG ATGCAGGGGCGGGATGTATACATTCTG GGATCAGCAAATGTGGGAAAATCTGCATTCATAAGTGCTTTACTAA AAATGATGGCACAAAGGGATCCAGCAGCTGCGGCAGCTCAAAAGTACAAACCAATACAGTCTGCTGTACCTGGAACTACCTTAGGTCCAATTCAGATTGATGCATTCCTTGGAGGAGGG AAATTGTTTGATACACCCGGGGTTCATCTTCACCATAGGCAAGCTGCCGTAGTTCACTCAGAAGATTTACCTGTCCTTGCTCCTCAAAGTCGGCTCAGAG GTGGGCTCCAAAAATGGGATGGCAGAGAAATTCAACTCCATTGGATTAAAAGGGTTCTCAATATTTTGGGGTGGGCTTGTCAGAATCGATGTCTTGAAG GTTCTGCCAGAAACGTGTTTAACATTTTATGGACCAAAGAGGTTGCAGATTCATGTTGTACCCACTGA